A region of Paenibacillus sp. JNUCC-31 DNA encodes the following proteins:
- a CDS encoding B12-binding domain-containing protein codes for MLAPPSVLADFYYHPDNNIDAERPIQWIQLTEIVEDLRWLKEQVEQHQTNISEAVRMLKANKTTPPPEAALPTPLTAPVPTMDEAYERIADQIYDSLYNFQGGRANGLIDSGFTMYGYDSMFYHVLVPILVRVGDAWEQGRASVAQEHFMTQLISQRFYQFFHLFPIYPHLPKVLAMCPEGEHHQVGLLLFSLFMRKMVQKCSISELIRRKRGCSPSFESRTSGWSVFRLPVLNCLSCVISFWDELRASSRICALFLGARDMSVQRMHVTRSGLCPEIQRIGNRGWNVSILQSGRLG; via the coding sequence ATGTTAGCTCCCCCTTCTGTGCTTGCTGACTTCTATTACCACCCGGATAACAACATTGACGCAGAGCGCCCCATTCAATGGATTCAATTGACAGAGATTGTCGAGGATCTGCGCTGGTTGAAAGAGCAGGTAGAGCAGCATCAGACCAATATTTCGGAAGCGGTTCGCATGCTCAAGGCGAACAAAACCACCCCACCACCTGAGGCCGCTTTGCCCACGCCGTTAACAGCTCCAGTACCCACGATGGATGAGGCGTATGAACGTATAGCCGATCAGATCTACGACTCGCTATACAACTTTCAGGGTGGACGGGCCAATGGGCTAATAGATTCCGGCTTCACCATGTACGGATATGATTCCATGTTTTATCATGTGCTGGTACCCATTCTGGTTCGGGTTGGAGATGCCTGGGAACAGGGCAGGGCTTCGGTTGCTCAGGAGCATTTCATGACACAGTTGATCTCACAGCGCTTCTATCAGTTTTTCCATCTGTTCCCGATCTATCCGCATCTGCCCAAAGTTCTGGCCATGTGCCCGGAAGGGGAGCATCATCAGGTAGGGTTATTGTTGTTCTCGCTCTTTATGCGCAAAATGGTGCAGAAGTGCTCTATCTCGGAGCTAATACGCCGGAAGAGGGGGTGTTCCCCATCATTCGAGAGCAGAACATCCGGTTGGTCTGTCTTTCGGTTACCCGTTCTGAACTGCTTGAGCTGTGTGATCAGCTTTTGGGACGAATTGCGGGCGAGTTCCCGCATATGCGCTTTGTTCTTGGGAGCAAGGGATATGAGCGTGCAGAGAATGCACGTTACCCGCAGTGGATTATGCCCGGAGATTCAGCGGATTGGCAATCGTGGATGGAACGTGAGTATTTTGCAGAGCGGCCGCCTGGGCTAA
- the prmC gene encoding peptide chain release factor N(5)-glutamine methyltransferase, which produces MTPEQSCREAFVEASSFLEKCGVYEPHNNARLLLEYVLGREGAAYYMMQPEPFPSELRSRWEDAVTRKAAGEPAQYIIGSQEFYGLPFEVTPAVLIPRPETELLVEAVLREADRVFPGGAPLAVDIGTGSGAIAVTMASQRPRWQVGAGDISAAALQVAARNAAANGVQIDFREGDLLAPFAGARVDILVSNPPYIPAADIAGLQPEVRDHEPRTALDGGPDGLGPYRIMLEQLALLPAPPQVIGFELGQGQAGDIAALLESAGYWPEIIVVPDLAGIERHVLGVRTSEQVTKM; this is translated from the coding sequence ATGACGCCGGAACAGAGCTGTCGGGAAGCCTTCGTGGAGGCTTCCTCTTTTTTGGAGAAGTGCGGCGTGTACGAGCCGCACAACAATGCCCGGCTGCTGCTCGAATATGTACTCGGCCGCGAAGGGGCCGCGTACTACATGATGCAGCCGGAGCCCTTTCCCAGCGAGCTTCGCAGCCGCTGGGAAGACGCCGTCACGCGCAAGGCTGCGGGTGAGCCGGCGCAGTACATCATCGGCAGCCAGGAATTCTATGGGCTGCCGTTCGAGGTCACGCCGGCCGTGCTGATTCCGCGGCCGGAGACCGAGCTGCTGGTCGAGGCTGTGCTGCGCGAAGCCGACCGCGTGTTTCCCGGCGGCGCTCCGCTCGCCGTCGATATTGGCACGGGCAGCGGTGCCATCGCGGTGACGATGGCTTCGCAGCGCCCGCGCTGGCAGGTAGGCGCCGGAGATATCTCGGCGGCTGCCCTGCAAGTGGCCGCGCGGAACGCGGCCGCGAACGGGGTGCAGATCGACTTCCGTGAAGGCGATCTATTGGCCCCGTTCGCCGGGGCGCGGGTGGACATCCTGGTGTCCAACCCGCCCTACATCCCGGCGGCAGATATCGCCGGGTTGCAGCCCGAGGTGCGCGATCATGAGCCGCGCACGGCACTGGACGGCGGCCCGGATGGACTTGGGCCATACCGCATCATGCTGGAGCAGCTTGCGCTGCTGCCTGCACCGCCGCAGGTCATCGGTTTTGAGCTGGGTCAGGGACAGGCAGGGGACATCGCGGCCCTGCTTGAATCGGCGGGATACTGGCCGGAAATTATCGTCGTGCCGGACCTTGCGGGCATTGAACGGCATGTACTGGGTGTTCGCACTTCGGAACAGGTGACGAAAATGTAA
- a CDS encoding helix-turn-helix domain-containing protein, whose amino-acid sequence MSTHPYLGDTLDAASVTKNALAREAKVRPNLIYDLCEGKTKRLDLDTLNNIVNTLRAMTGNDYTLIDVLEYIPDDDKV is encoded by the coding sequence ATGTCAACGCATCCATACTTGGGCGACACTTTAGATGCAGCCAGCGTCACTAAAAATGCACTGGCTAGGGAAGCAAAAGTAAGACCAAACCTTATATATGATTTGTGTGAAGGAAAAACGAAAAGGCTTGATTTAGATACCTTAAATAACATCGTGAACACTCTACGGGCAATGACAGGAAACGACTATACTCTTATAGATGTGTTAGAGTACATACCGGACGATGATAAGGTGTAA
- the prfA gene encoding peptide chain release factor 1, which produces MLDKLQALADRYDKLSELLCDPDVASDNKKLREYSKEQSDLQPTYEAYNEYKQVSQDLEAAKEMQGEKLDDEMREMVKMEIDELSARKKELDDLIRVLMLPKDPNDDKNVIVEIRGAAGGDEAALFAADLYRMYTRYADNQGWRVELMDANTNDVGGFKEVIFLINGRGAYSKMKYESGAHRVQRIPTTESGGRIHTSTSTVAVMPEAEDFDIEIHDKDIRVDTFCSSGAGGQSVNTTKSAVRVTHVPTGIVATCQDGKSQNSNKEKALQVLRTRIFDMMRQEEEAKISSERKSKVGTGDRSERIRTYNFPQSRVTDHRIGLTMHKLDQVMNGEIEDILSALTIAEQTDMMERGE; this is translated from the coding sequence ATGTTGGATAAATTACAGGCGTTAGCCGACCGTTATGACAAATTAAGCGAGTTGCTGTGTGATCCGGATGTGGCAAGTGATAACAAGAAGCTGCGGGAATATTCCAAAGAACAATCCGATCTGCAACCTACCTATGAAGCATACAATGAGTACAAACAGGTAAGTCAGGATCTCGAAGCTGCCAAGGAGATGCAGGGAGAGAAACTGGACGACGAGATGCGTGAAATGGTCAAAATGGAAATTGATGAGCTGAGCGCGCGCAAGAAAGAACTGGATGATCTGATTCGTGTGCTGATGCTGCCCAAAGACCCGAATGATGATAAAAACGTCATTGTCGAAATTCGCGGAGCGGCGGGTGGAGATGAAGCAGCGCTGTTTGCAGCGGATCTGTACCGGATGTACACACGTTATGCCGATAATCAAGGCTGGCGCGTGGAATTGATGGATGCCAATACAAATGATGTGGGCGGATTCAAAGAGGTTATTTTCCTCATTAACGGTCGCGGTGCATACAGCAAAATGAAATACGAAAGTGGTGCACACCGTGTACAGCGTATCCCGACAACCGAGTCGGGCGGACGGATTCATACGTCTACTTCAACAGTCGCGGTTATGCCTGAAGCCGAAGATTTCGATATCGAAATTCATGATAAAGACATCCGTGTGGATACGTTCTGTTCCAGTGGTGCTGGTGGACAATCGGTAAATACGACAAAATCCGCTGTACGGGTAACCCACGTTCCAACGGGAATTGTGGCAACGTGTCAGGATGGTAAATCGCAGAACTCGAATAAGGAAAAAGCGTTACAGGTTCTTCGTACCCGTATCTTCGATATGATGCGTCAGGAAGAAGAGGCGAAAATTTCGAGTGAGCGTAAGAGCAAAGTGGGAACAGGCGACCGGAGTGAGCGGATTCGTACCTACAATTTCCCGCAAAGCCGTGTGACGGATCATCGCATTGGTCTGACCATGCACAAGCTGGATCAGGTGATGAACGGGGAGATAGAAGATATCTTGTCTGCACTGACGATTGCCGAGCAGACGGATATGATGGAAAGAGGAGAATAA
- a CDS encoding FtsW/RodA/SpoVE family cell cycle protein encodes MLHKFKKIDYSIVFILLILMVISILSIYSTTFGRPKLEGLTKSAVMYYILGFVVFFGISMINYKFIIKNYLYIYGVGMLLLVFVMFFGKEYYGAKGWLSIFGVSLQPAELFKLCLIVFLSAFLARKKNRPLYFGRDVIPISLCVLPPLLLVLLQNDLGNALSYVVILVGLLWIGNIKFTHALIGFIIAVAAFIGGIQAYIHYHDEIVKFLKDVGRSHWADRFDPWLVPELTSRDVLWQTYNAKLAIGSGGITGKGYLEGTTIQSNRVPLAYADSIFVQIGEEFGFIGASVLLLLYFILIHRLVLIALECKDRAGPYLIVGIIAMLLYQIFVNIGPFIGLMPLTGITLPFISSGGTSIMINMVSMGIVMSIKVHTEENEDILGSSEQPGITELVMKLFRRKPSQQEQ; translated from the coding sequence ATGCTGCATAAATTCAAAAAAATAGACTACTCGATTGTTTTTATATTGCTTATTCTGATGGTCATCAGTATCTTGTCAATCTATAGTACCACCTTTGGCAGACCCAAGCTGGAGGGACTCACGAAAAGTGCAGTGATGTATTATATTTTGGGCTTCGTGGTCTTTTTTGGGATCTCGATGATCAATTACAAATTCATTATCAAAAATTATTTGTATATCTATGGCGTGGGTATGCTGCTGCTCGTTTTCGTTATGTTCTTTGGTAAAGAATATTATGGCGCGAAAGGTTGGTTATCCATATTCGGAGTCAGTCTGCAGCCTGCTGAATTGTTCAAGCTGTGCCTGATTGTGTTTTTATCAGCCTTTTTGGCCCGAAAAAAGAATCGTCCGCTATATTTCGGACGTGATGTCATTCCAATCTCACTCTGTGTACTGCCGCCATTACTACTCGTATTACTTCAAAATGACTTGGGGAATGCGTTAAGTTATGTGGTCATTCTTGTGGGATTATTATGGATTGGTAATATTAAATTCACCCATGCTCTTATTGGTTTTATCATCGCTGTGGCTGCTTTTATCGGTGGTATACAGGCTTATATTCATTATCATGATGAGATTGTGAAATTCCTGAAGGATGTTGGGCGTTCGCACTGGGCGGATCGTTTCGATCCATGGCTCGTGCCGGAACTGACCTCAAGAGATGTCCTCTGGCAGACCTATAATGCGAAGCTTGCGATAGGTTCTGGCGGCATTACGGGCAAAGGGTATTTGGAAGGAACAACGATTCAGTCGAATCGGGTGCCATTGGCATATGCCGATTCGATCTTTGTACAGATTGGGGAGGAATTTGGGTTTATAGGCGCCTCCGTGTTGCTGCTATTGTACTTCATTCTTATTCACAGGCTGGTGCTGATTGCGTTGGAATGTAAGGACAGGGCAGGGCCCTATCTGATTGTCGGTATTATAGCGATGCTGCTCTACCAGATCTTTGTCAACATCGGTCCGTTCATTGGTCTGATGCCATTGACAGGGATTACGTTGCCGTTTATCAGTTCGGGGGGGACCTCAATTATGATCAACATGGTCAGCATGGGGATTGTGATGAGTATCAAGGTTCACACGGAAGAGAACGAGGACATCCTTGGTTCCTCAGAACAACCAGGCATTACAGAGCTGGTCATGAAGCTGTTTAGACGCAAACCATCCCAGCAGGAGCAATAG
- a CDS encoding GNAT family N-acetyltransferase: protein MKLTRMNQEEYANFRVRSIKDFAEEKVEAGTWAAEEAQGLAEASYDKYLPEGLNTPGAYLYNLVHAVDGNVGYIWFNVTDNRRGKEAFLLDIVVEEAHRGKGYGTETMEALEREALSLGVDRIGLHVFGHNVRASSLYRKMGYEITDLTMYKEIKG, encoded by the coding sequence ATGAAGCTAACCAGAATGAATCAAGAAGAATATGCAAATTTCCGTGTTCGCTCGATTAAAGATTTTGCAGAAGAGAAAGTGGAGGCGGGTACTTGGGCTGCGGAAGAGGCGCAGGGACTTGCGGAGGCATCCTACGATAAATATTTGCCGGAAGGGCTGAATACACCGGGTGCTTATTTATATAATCTGGTACATGCCGTTGACGGGAATGTGGGTTATATCTGGTTTAACGTTACGGATAATCGCCGTGGGAAAGAGGCATTTTTGCTCGATATTGTCGTTGAAGAAGCGCACCGCGGTAAAGGATATGGTACAGAGACGATGGAGGCACTTGAGAGGGAAGCCTTGAGCCTTGGGGTGGATCGCATTGGTCTGCATGTGTTTGGGCATAATGTGCGGGCGAGCAGCCTGTATCGCAAGATGGGATATGAGATAACGGATTTGACCATGTACAAGGAAATTAAAGGGTAA
- a CDS encoding aspartyl-phosphate phosphatase Spo0E family protein translates to MDCGELKLQIEAARKKLYQLKMDYGDLLHPHVIQQSMVLDDLINQYNQVKIKKPME, encoded by the coding sequence ATGGATTGTGGTGAGCTTAAGTTGCAGATCGAAGCAGCGAGGAAAAAGCTCTATCAACTTAAGATGGACTATGGAGATCTGCTTCATCCTCATGTTATACAGCAATCTATGGTCCTGGATGATCTAATTAATCAATACAATCAGGTTAAAATAAAAAAGCCGATGGAATAA
- a CDS encoding transcriptional regulator — MNSVATIRDHLADYLKTNHMTLNQFSEISGINSGTLSGTLNGLRPIGMQQLDRLTAGMGLTEGYFYELYIHECFVHTSPDWRRLGPFLYRCAELGKVEYMEEAVSLIMDNLSYAPLLFELAEQLYREGRLEAAKPLYLCVAEGEKMQHSERLALSQYRLFTIGLSKDQLSNLALATQFEFLVDRLDESFQLDGLNDLINVYASLRRWEKVRSLANQLKLKAMIHYELKKKAKVVEDNPKKQIIFYVLYAYLMLGEACFYYEEYEKALQYVSMYTDYSWVNDPSEEETVVIRQFEEWAEGNRYLYELMSGKTEVIQSYINYISERENEIFPALCAIVNAANRFDINIDSVLEAYDGYFMYQEQSSRIGKISEQYTNDQYGTFIIGLGRYYLQHQNFTKGYELILRGMDFAIKIKNKDSILECIKLFEEFRYCAVEEAKLRYKKLIQEV, encoded by the coding sequence TTGAATTCAGTAGCCACAATACGTGATCATTTAGCAGACTATCTAAAAACTAACCATATGACACTCAATCAATTCTCTGAGATATCGGGAATTAACTCAGGAACGTTGAGTGGTACGCTGAACGGGCTGCGTCCAATAGGCATGCAGCAGTTGGATCGACTTACTGCCGGGATGGGTCTAACAGAGGGTTACTTCTATGAATTATACATACATGAGTGTTTTGTACATACAAGCCCGGATTGGCGAAGACTTGGACCTTTTTTATACCGTTGTGCCGAACTCGGTAAGGTCGAGTATATGGAAGAAGCCGTTAGTCTAATTATGGATAATCTTTCCTATGCACCGCTTTTGTTCGAGTTGGCGGAACAGTTATATCGTGAAGGGAGGCTTGAAGCGGCCAAGCCCCTGTACCTTTGTGTAGCCGAGGGCGAGAAAATGCAGCATTCTGAACGGTTGGCTCTAAGTCAGTATCGTTTGTTCACAATCGGACTGTCCAAGGATCAGTTGAGCAATCTTGCACTTGCTACGCAGTTTGAGTTTCTTGTAGATCGGCTTGATGAATCCTTCCAGCTTGATGGATTGAACGATTTGATTAATGTGTATGCATCGTTGCGTCGATGGGAAAAGGTGAGGAGCCTTGCTAATCAGTTAAAGTTAAAAGCAATGATTCATTATGAGTTAAAGAAAAAAGCAAAAGTAGTGGAAGATAACCCTAAAAAGCAGATTATATTCTATGTTTTATACGCATATTTGATGCTTGGAGAGGCTTGTTTCTATTATGAAGAATATGAAAAAGCACTTCAATATGTGTCTATGTACACCGATTATAGTTGGGTAAATGATCCGAGCGAAGAGGAAACCGTTGTTATTCGTCAGTTTGAGGAATGGGCAGAAGGCAACCGATATCTATATGAACTAATGTCAGGTAAAACAGAGGTTATCCAAAGTTATATCAACTACATCTCTGAGAGAGAAAATGAGATCTTTCCTGCTTTATGTGCAATTGTGAATGCGGCAAATCGATTTGATATCAACATTGATTCAGTTCTTGAAGCATATGATGGTTATTTCATGTACCAAGAACAGAGTAGCCGTATTGGAAAAATCAGCGAGCAATATACGAATGATCAATATGGTACTTTTATTATTGGTTTAGGGAGATACTATCTTCAACATCAAAATTTCACCAAAGGATATGAACTGATCCTTAGAGGTATGGATTTTGCAATTAAAATTAAGAATAAAGATAGTATTCTAGAATGTATAAAATTATTTGAAGAATTTCGGTATTGTGCAGTCGAAGAAGCTAAACTGCGATACAAAAAATTGATTCAGGAGGTTTGA
- the ychF gene encoding redox-regulated ATPase YchF, translating into MALKAGIVGLPNVGKSTLFNAITQAGAESANYPFCTIDPNVGIVEVPDERLDKLTELVVPKKTVPTAFEFVDIAGLVRGASKGEGLGNKFLAHIREVDAIVHVVRCFVDENITHVDGKIDPVSDIQTINLELILADIESVEKKIDRSKKNMKGGNKSAAQEVEVLEKVKAVLYEDKPARSMELTDEERLIVRDLHLLTLKPVLYAANVAEDEIGDVANNAYVQKVREFAAAENAEVVPISAKVEEEISELEGEDKQMFLEELGIEDSGLNLLIKAAYKLLGLYTYFTAGVQEVRAWTIRKGTKAPGAAGVIHTDFERGFIRAEVVSYDDLVAAGSMNGAKERGQLRLEGKEYVVNDGDVMHFRFNV; encoded by the coding sequence ATGGCTTTGAAAGCTGGAATCGTGGGCTTGCCTAACGTTGGTAAATCCACACTTTTTAATGCAATTACACAAGCAGGTGCCGAGTCGGCAAACTATCCGTTCTGTACGATTGACCCGAACGTGGGGATCGTTGAAGTACCGGATGAGCGTTTGGACAAATTGACAGAACTCGTTGTACCGAAAAAAACGGTACCCACAGCGTTTGAATTTGTAGATATCGCAGGTCTTGTTCGTGGTGCAAGTAAAGGAGAAGGCCTTGGTAACAAGTTCCTTGCCCACATTCGTGAAGTAGACGCAATTGTACACGTGGTACGCTGCTTCGTAGATGAGAACATCACACACGTCGATGGCAAAATTGATCCGGTAAGCGACATCCAGACGATTAATCTGGAGCTGATCCTGGCCGATATCGAGAGTGTCGAGAAAAAAATCGACCGCTCCAAGAAAAACATGAAGGGCGGCAACAAGTCTGCTGCTCAGGAAGTGGAAGTACTGGAGAAAGTGAAGGCTGTTTTGTACGAAGACAAGCCGGCACGCAGCATGGAGCTTACGGACGAAGAGCGTTTGATCGTGCGCGATCTGCACTTGCTTACGCTGAAGCCTGTACTGTACGCAGCCAATGTAGCAGAGGATGAAATCGGCGATGTAGCCAATAATGCTTACGTGCAAAAAGTAAGAGAATTCGCAGCTGCTGAAAATGCTGAAGTCGTACCGATCAGTGCGAAAGTGGAAGAAGAAATCTCCGAGCTGGAAGGCGAAGATAAACAAATGTTCCTGGAAGAACTCGGCATCGAGGATTCCGGTCTGAACCTGCTCATCAAAGCCGCTTACAAATTGCTGGGTCTGTACACGTACTTCACAGCAGGCGTACAGGAAGTTCGTGCATGGACGATCCGCAAGGGTACGAAAGCACCAGGCGCAGCGGGTGTTATTCACACGGACTTTGAGCGCGGATTCATCCGGGCAGAGGTCGTTTCCTACGATGATCTGGTTGCAGCCGGTTCCATGAACGGTGCGAAGGAACGTGGACAACTTCGTCTCGAAGGTAAAGAGTATGTTGTCAATGACGGCGATGTTATGCACTTCCGCTTCAACGTTTAA
- the fni gene encoding type 2 isopentenyl-diphosphate Delta-isomerase has protein sequence MNEQERASERLLPEVATGERKLEHVRLCLEENVAGEGVTSGMERYSFRHNPLPELNFNDVSLETFFMGQNVRTPLLISSMTGGSKTTGAINERLARVANARGWALGVGSIRAAVENPELANTFDVRRWAPDIPVIANLGAVQLNYGFNTADFQRAVEIAGADMLVLHLNSLQEIFQPEGNTDFSGLLQRIEDLCHQLDVPVGVKEVGFGMDGVTAQRLYEAGAAFVDVAGAGGTSWVQVEKFRNNNPVRRAAAEAFADWGIPTAESIQEVKALNPDGVLIGSGGLYNGVDAAKALALGADLAGFGRSLLESAVASDEALDQRLEQVEFELRTVMFGIGAGRIEELQGTPRLVERRR, from the coding sequence ATGAATGAACAAGAACGGGCCAGCGAACGGCTGCTTCCCGAGGTGGCCACGGGAGAACGGAAGCTGGAGCATGTGCGCCTCTGTCTTGAGGAGAATGTTGCAGGAGAAGGGGTAACCAGCGGGATGGAGCGGTATTCTTTTCGTCATAACCCGTTACCTGAATTGAATTTTAACGACGTGAGCCTGGAAACTTTTTTTATGGGTCAAAACGTGCGTACGCCGCTGCTCATCAGTTCGATGACAGGCGGAAGCAAGACAACAGGCGCCATAAACGAACGGCTGGCCCGTGTCGCGAATGCCCGGGGCTGGGCACTCGGTGTAGGCTCGATTCGAGCCGCTGTAGAAAACCCGGAGCTGGCCAATACCTTCGATGTGCGGCGCTGGGCACCCGATATTCCGGTCATCGCGAACCTCGGTGCGGTGCAGCTGAACTACGGCTTCAACACGGCCGATTTCCAGCGGGCCGTTGAGATTGCGGGAGCGGACATGCTTGTGCTTCACCTGAACAGTTTGCAGGAGATTTTTCAGCCGGAGGGAAATACCGACTTTAGCGGGTTACTTCAACGGATCGAGGATTTATGTCACCAGTTGGATGTGCCTGTTGGCGTGAAAGAAGTGGGCTTTGGCATGGACGGAGTGACGGCACAGCGATTGTATGAAGCAGGCGCAGCCTTTGTCGATGTGGCTGGAGCGGGTGGCACCAGTTGGGTACAGGTGGAGAAGTTCCGAAACAACAATCCGGTACGCCGGGCTGCAGCAGAGGCATTTGCCGATTGGGGCATTCCTACAGCGGAAAGTATTCAGGAAGTGAAAGCACTGAATCCGGATGGTGTCCTGATCGGCAGTGGTGGACTATATAACGGAGTGGATGCGGCCAAAGCGCTCGCGCTAGGTGCAGACCTGGCGGGGTTTGGCCGATCGTTGCTGGAGTCTGCGGTCGCTTCCGACGAGGCACTGGATCAGCGGCTGGAGCAAGTCGAGTTCGAACTGCGTACCGTCATGTTCGGCATCGGCGCCGGACGAATCGAAGAGTTGCAAGGGACGCCACGTTTGGTCGAGCGGCGGCGTTAG
- a CDS encoding FtsW/RodA/SpoVE family cell cycle protein, producing MLRMLKKMDGVILFVLLLLMVMSVFTVYSAIQSDPNLGNHHIKTLLFYVIGFVAIIGIGLVNYKLYIQYAFYIYGVGIVLLILVNFVGGPINNANGWIKINEYLSFQPAELFKMILILFLAHVLVKRKKSTLRFWKDIVPIGLWTFVPFALVMAQNDLGNALGYIVILVAVLWIGNIKWSHALIALTIVGVTFFGFVKTYTSYHDEIFIFLEKANREHWAERIDPWLVPDKATSKASWHTKNAGLAIGSGGITGKGYMQGTSVQSGRVPYTYSDSIFVVIAEEFGFVGGSVLLLLYFILIHRMVLIALHCRDRAGPIVIVGIIGMLLYQVFENIGAFLGLMPLTGITLPFISYGGTSLLINMACIGLVMSIKLYGQEEEDELLMGEQRPNLLERLWSLVKKEKTTA from the coding sequence ATGCTGAGAATGCTGAAGAAGATGGACGGGGTTATTTTGTTTGTGTTGTTGTTGCTTATGGTCATGAGTGTATTTACGGTGTACAGTGCGATTCAGTCCGATCCGAATCTTGGAAATCATCATATCAAAACGTTATTGTTTTACGTGATTGGATTCGTGGCCATCATTGGTATTGGATTGGTCAATTATAAACTGTATATCCAATATGCGTTCTATATTTACGGAGTCGGGATCGTTCTGCTGATTCTTGTCAACTTTGTTGGCGGGCCTATCAATAATGCGAATGGCTGGATCAAGATTAATGAATATCTTTCTTTTCAACCGGCAGAGTTGTTCAAAATGATCCTGATTCTGTTTCTGGCACATGTATTAGTCAAAAGAAAAAAGTCTACGCTTCGTTTTTGGAAAGATATCGTGCCCATCGGATTATGGACGTTCGTACCCTTTGCGCTTGTGATGGCTCAGAATGACCTGGGCAATGCCCTCGGATACATCGTGATTCTGGTCGCTGTGTTATGGATAGGGAATATCAAGTGGTCTCATGCACTAATTGCTCTTACCATTGTGGGAGTAACCTTTTTTGGATTTGTCAAAACATATACGTCGTATCACGATGAGATTTTTATTTTTCTGGAAAAGGCGAACCGGGAACACTGGGCTGAGCGAATTGATCCCTGGCTTGTCCCGGATAAAGCCACGTCGAAGGCTTCCTGGCATACGAAAAATGCGGGTCTTGCCATAGGCTCAGGAGGTATAACGGGCAAGGGCTACATGCAGGGTACGTCCGTGCAATCCGGGCGGGTACCGTATACGTATTCAGATTCCATTTTTGTGGTCATTGCCGAGGAGTTTGGTTTTGTGGGTGGATCTGTTTTGCTCTTGTTGTACTTTATCCTCATCCATCGTATGGTGTTAATCGCTCTACATTGCAGGGACCGGGCAGGGCCTATTGTGATTGTAGGTATTATCGGTATGCTGTTATATCAAGTGTTTGAAAATATAGGGGCTTTCCTTGGGCTGATGCCGCTCACAGGCATTACGCTGCCGTTTATCAGCTATGGCGGTACCTCATTACTCATCAATATGGCGTGTATCGGGCTGGTGATGAGTATTAAATTATATGGTCAGGAAGAAGAGGACGAACTTCTTATGGGAGAACAACGACCTAACTTGCTGGAACGCTTATGGAGTCTGGTCAAAAAGGAAAAGACAACAGCATAA